The sequence AACGGGCCGCGGATGCTGGACTTCGTGATGGCCAACAGCCCGCTGAAATTCCGCTTCATGGAGGGCTACAGCGACTACTACCCGAATCTGCCGGGGGGTCTGCCGAACGGTCGCTCCATCGAACCGGACCAGATCGACGGGAACATCCTGGGCGCCGAACTGGCGCACCTGAACCCGGCGTACATGCCGGTCCCGGCCGGGATGGTGGTCTTCAGCCAGGACTACAAGTGGCTGAACCTGGCGGCGGTGAGCGCCAAGGGTCTCGCCGTGTCCACCGAGTGCCTGGCGCGCGGCACGAAGGCCGCGCTGCGCGGCGAGAAGCCGCTGACGATGGGGCAGGCCCTGGCGGCCGGGCTGCGCGCCGGGCTCCAGCGGGCCGGAGTTCCGGTGTGGTTGAACAGCCCGCTGGTGGACCTGGTCCAGGAGGGCGGTGCGGTCACCGGCGTGGTGGTGGAGCAGGGGGGCGTGCGGGGAACCGTACGGGCCCGGCGCGGGGTGGTCATCGGCTCGGGCGGGTTCGAGCACAACGCGGCGATGCGGGCGCAGTACCAGCAGCAACCGATCGGCACCCAGTGGTCGGTGGGGGCGAAGGAGAACACCGGCGACGGGATCCGCGCGGGTCAGCGCGCCGGCGCCTCGCTGGCGCTGATGGAGGACGCGTGGTGGGGGCCGTCGATCCCGCTGCCCGGAGAGCCGTACTTCTGCCTCGCCGAACGGACCCTGCCGGGTGGGCTGATCGTGAACGCGAACGGTGCGCGGTTCGTCAACGAGGCGGCGCCGTACAGCGATGTGGTGCACGTGATGTACGAGAAGGACCGGGGCGCGGTCGGCTCGCACATTCCGGCGTGGCTGATCGTGGATCAGCACTACCGCAACAAGTACCTGTTCAAGGACATCCTGCCGACGCTGCCCTTCCCGGACGCGTGGTACCAGGCGGGTGCCGCGAAGAAGGCGTGGACCTGGGACGCGCTGGCCGGCCAGATCGGGGTCCCGGCGGGTGCGCTGCGGGCGACGCTGGGCCGGTTCAACGCGCAGGCGTGGAGCGGCGACGACGCCGACTTCCACCGGGGCGACACGGCGTACGACCACTACTACACGGACCCGAACGTGCACCCGAACTCGTGCCTGGCACCCGTCTGGGTCCCGCCGTTCTACGCGTTCAAGATCGTGCCGGGGGATCTCGGTACGAAGGGCGGCATCGTCACGGACGCCCGGGCCCGGGCGCTGCGCCCGGACGGTTCGGTGATCCCGGGCCTGTACGCGGCCGGCAACGCGAGCGCGGCGGTGATGGGCCACAGCTACGCGGGCGCCGGGTCGACGATCGGCCCCGCGATGACGTTCGGCTACGTGGCGGCGAACGCCATCGCGGACGCGTGATGCCCGCGCCCCGGGCTACGGAGGACGGTCAGCCCTGCTGGAAGAGCTCGGCGGGGAGCGGCTTCAGGAGGGCGTAGAGGTCATCGGTGATCGGGCGGTCCCAGCTGGCGATGGTGACCAGCACGTTGTCGCTGCGGTCGAACTGGACGCAGGAGATGCGGGACTCCGACAGCTTGACCTTGCGGACGATGAGGAGGTTGTCGCCCTGCATGACGGGGCAGTCCTCGACGCCGGTGACCTCGACGTCCTCGTCGTTCTCCAGTGCGTCGAGGAGCTGGGCCACCTCGAAGGGGATCTGGCCGTCGGTGAGGTCCCGGGCCGGAGAGCCCTCCGGGAGGTTCCCGATGATCATCGCGGGGCCGCGTCCGCCGAACAGGTCGTAGCGGAGGAAGACACCCTGGCAGCTGCCGTCGGGCGCGGGCAGCAGCCCGGCCCCGAGATTGCCCGGCCAGTCCCCCGGGTCCATGGCCAGGACATCGAAGTCCGGGCCGGCGGGTGTGGCGGCGCGGTGGCGGCGGAGGAAGGACATGCCGCCATGGTACGTGGCCGCGCGAGTTTTCCGGTCCGGGGGCCCGCATCCGGGGACCTGCCCGGGTCGGGCCCGCCGGCCCGGCCGGTCGGACCGGTGGGACGAGCGTGAACCGGTGCGGGAGCAGGGCGGCGTCGCCCTCGGCGCGCAGGGCGGTGGGCGGGAGGCGGGAGGCGGCGGAACAGGGCGAGGTCGCAGGCGCTCCCCGCGGCCTCGACGTCCGCCGGGGCGGTGGAGCCGGTCTCCAGCAGGATCTGGTCACCCGAGAAGCGGACCGTCCAGGATTCCGGTCCGCCGGTACGCCGGAAGCGGTACCTCTCCCCCGCCCCCGGCGGTGCCTGCGGCCGGCCGGCTCCCGGGCGCCCTGTACGAACCGGTCGGTCAGCGGGTCCGGGCCGCCCGGGGGCTCGGGGGGGTGAGGCCGGCGGGGTCGGGCGGGACCGTGAGCCGCTCGCGCAGGACGTGCGCGAGGTAGCGGTGCACCCCACCCAGGTGTCGCACGAGGTCGGTGACCGACCAGCCCGGGCAGGAGGGCACCGCGGGCACCGGCTCGCCGAGGTCGAAGGCCCGGCGCACCGCCTTCTCGAACGCCGCCGTCTCGGTCCGGAGGACGACGAGTCTCTCGACGTGATCCATACGGTCGGCCCTGCCCGGCGGGGGCTGGATCCGATCACGTCGAGCTACGGGCGAACGCCTCCAGTGCCTCCCTGAGACCGGGCCGGTCGGTGCCCAGCTTGCGGCACGCCGCCGACAGTGCCCAGTCCGGCGAGGGCAGCACCACCGTCTCCGGCACGGGCTCCTTCTCGGCGCGCACCGCGAGGTCGGCCGCCTGCCGCTCCTCCTCCGTGAGCCCGTCCTCCCAGGCCAGCCCGCACGGCAGGGTGCCGCCCAGTCCCAGCAGGGTGTGGGTGGTCTCCGCGGCGAGCCCGTCCGCGCCGCATTCCCGCGCCGTCACCACGGCCTGCATCAGCAGGTCCGCGTCCCGCAGCTCGGTGCCGAGCGCGGCCAGGGCACAGGCCAGTTCGTAGCCCGCCGGTGACGCCGAGAGCAGGGTGACCGCCTCCTGGAGCAGCCCGGCCCGGTCCTCGGGGGCGGCGACCTGGGCCGCCACCCGCAGGGCCTGGCCGATGCCCGAGGCCGCGCCGAAGGCGCGGGCCCGGCGAAGGGCGTCGTCGGCCAGGGCGCGGGCCCGCGGCGGATCGTCCGCGGCCACCGCCCGGGCCAGGTGCAGCTGCCAGGGACACCAGGTCGGATTCTGGATGCCGCGCGGTGTCAACCGCCGGTCGACCGACTCCAGTTCGATGATCGCGGCCTGCGTCTCGCCCCGGGACAGGAGCAGTTCGGCGTACACGGTCTGGGAGTCGGGGAAGACGACGGCTGCCGGGAAGGGGCTGCCGTACTCGTGCTCCTGGGCCAGCTCCCAGGCCTCCTCGGGCCGGCCGCGCGCGAGCAGGGTGGTGAGGAGGATGGCTATGGCGTACCAGTGCACGGGGGTACGCCGGCCCACCCGTTCGGCGAGCCGCAGCCCGGCCCGGGCCAGTTCCTCGGCCTCCACGAGCCGCCCGCGCCGGTAGCGGACGTAGGCCCGCAGGCTGTAGGCGAAGGAGAGGTGCGCGCCGCGCCAGCCGTGCCGCTCGAACTCGGCGGTGCCCGCCTCGAACAGCTCCTCGGCCCGTCCGGGCCGGTCGGCGTACATGTGGACCATGGCGGCCAGCACCGGTACCTCGAAGCCGCGGTCCTCGTAGGCCCAGCTGAAGGGCCGCTCCAGCACCCGTCCGGCGTGGTGCAGCACCACGTCGACCGGCTCGCCCCGCAGGCAGGCGTCCCAGGCGCGCAGCCCGATGATGTACCGCTCGGTGAGGTCGCGGCCGGTGAGCCGGTCGGCGAGGCGGGCGAGCCGCCGGGAGCGGGCCGGGGAGTCGGTCTCGGCGGCGTTGAAGGCGTCCCACATGAACTGCTCGGACTGCAGGCGCAGCCGGGCGCGTACGTCCTGGGTGTAGGGGATCTCCCGCGCGAGCGATTCCGAGGCCTCGGCGAGGCGGTCGCTGTGGGCGAGGACCTGGGCGAGCCGGATGACGATGCCCTGGCGCAGGGTGGGGTCGTCGGAGGGCTCGGCGAGGGCGGCCCGCAGGTGGTTGACGGTGTTGGCGGGCTCGGTGAGCAGGGAGGCGCAGCCCAGTTCGTAGAGGACGGCGGCGCGTTCGTCGAAATCGGGGGGTTCGAGCAGGGCGCGGGCGAGCTGGCGGCGGGCGGCCTCGGGGGCGCCGGCCCGGAGGTTCTCGCCGGCGGCCTCGCGCAGGGTGCGGACCACCCAGGGGTCGTTCTCGGGGTGGGTCTCCAGGAGGTGGCGGGCGGCCGCGGAGGAGCCGAGTCCGGCGTCGACGACGGCTGCCGCGGCCTTGCCGTGCAGGGCGACGCGGAGCGCGTCGGGGATGGCGCGGTAGATGGCGGTGGCGATCAGCGGGTGGACGAACTCCAGCCCGGCGTCGGGTTCCTCGGCGGTGGCCGCCGAGAGGATGCGGGAATCGCGCAGCCGCCTGGTGGCGTCGACGGCCTCCTCGGCGCCGAGGGCGGCGACCCGGGCGGCGAGGTCCTGTGGGATGGCGGTGCCGAGGACGGCGCAGGCCCAGGCGAAGCGGACGGTGGAGGGGCCGAGGCGTTCCAGGCGGGCGACGAGGCCGCTGCCGCGCTGGGCGGCGGCGAGGTCGCGCAGTTGCGGGGCGTTCGCCTCGACGGGGGTCAGGCCCTTGCCGCGGACCTTGGCGGTGAGTTCGACGGCCTCGAAGGGGTTGCCGGTGGTGACGGCCCACGCCTCCTGGCAGAAGGCGTCGTCGGCGTGGGCGCCGACGGCCTCGCGGACCAGGGTGGCGACGGCGGCGGGGGTGAGCGGGGCCAGGGGCAGCGGGCGCTGTCCCGCCCGGCCGGGCAGCGTACGGAAGGCGTCGGCGTGCTCGGGCAGTTCGTCGGGGCGGTAGGCGACGACGAGGAGCAGCGGGAGGTGTTCGGCGCGCGGCGCGAAGGCGGCGAGCCAGCCGAGGGACTCGGGGTCGGCCCAGTGGGCGTCGTCGAGGACGAGGGCGACGGGGGCGCGCTTGACGACGAGGTGGGTGAGGACCCAGTCGAGTCCGTCGCGCAGGCCCTGGGGGTCGGGCGGGGCGCCCTGTTCGGGGGCGCAGAGTCCGAGGGCCGGGCCGACGATGGAGTACCAGCCCCCGAGGGCGGCGCGCAGTTCCTGCTCGGAGGTGCCGGCGAGCTGGGGCTGGATGAGCTGGCGGGCGACGTGGAAGGGCTGGCTCTGCTCCTGCTCACCGCCGCGGGCGGCGAGGACGGTGCAGTTGCGGACGTGGGCGCGACGGCGTAGTTCGGCGAGCAGGGTGGTCTTGCCGAGGCCGGCGGGGCCGGAGAAGGCGAGCAGCGCGCCACCCGCGTCCGGCCCGGGACCGGTGAGTTGGTCCAGGGCTTCGTCGACGATCGCGAGTTCGGCATCGCGTTCGACCATGGTGCGCCGTGTGCGGGTCCGGCGGTCCGTCATGGCTGGTACCCCCCAGGCCTGTTCGGGGGTTCAGCGTACGCCCGGCGCACAGCGCGAGGGATGCCAGTGCGGAAAAGAATCCGATCTTCTTTTCCGGGGCGGATCAGTGGTGTACGGACCGGGCCGCGAGCCCTTCCAGGACGGCCACGGCCTCCTCGGCCCGGTCGGCGGCCACGAAGAGGTGGTCGTGGTGGTAGCCGGCGATGACGTTGCAGCTCAGACCGTGTGCGCCGAGTTCGGTGGCGAAGGCGGCGGTGAGTCCGACGGCGTCGAGGGCGGAGTGGATCCGCAGGGTGATCCAGCCGGCGGTGTAGTCGTAGGCGAGTCCGGCCGCGTCGGCGTCCTCCTGGCGCAGGACCAGGGTGAGCCCCTCGGGTTCCAGGACGGTGGCGACGGGGGTGGTCCCGGCGGGGACGGTGGTGCCGTCGACGGTGCAGAAGACGTACCGCCCCTCGTTCAGCTCGGGTCGCATCCCGCTCAGAAGTTTCCGCAGATCCTGCTCTCCACTCATCCGACCACCCTACCGATCGCCCCGGCGGGTACCCGGTTCATCGGGAGGTGGGCGACGTAGCGGTCCTCGTACAGCCGCGGGCGCGGGCCGGGACGCCGTAGGAAGACGCGGTAGCGGCGCGGGAGGTCGCCGAGCGGGTGGAGGCGGGCGCCGGCCGTCCGGTGGACCTCCGCGCTCGCGGCGGGTGAGAGTCGGTCCGAGAGGGGCAGTTCACGCGCCCGGGCGGATGCCCGCCGGTGGGCGTGGGTTCCTCGTGCGGCGCGCAGCGCGCCGGGCCGGCTACGCGGCATCGGCCTTTCGGCGGGTGAAGGTCATGCGCCCCGTCCTGCCCGGTGCCCCGACCCGACGCCGAGGGGATTTCGGCGGCCACCGGGCCGGCGGCTCCGCGCCCGGTGGTGCGCCGCGTACGTACGGTGCCCGGTCAGGTCAGGTCGAACTCACCGCCCCGGGCGTTCAGCACGAACTTGTGCCACTCGTCCGGCGAGAAGATCAGCGAAGGGCTCTCGGGGCGCTCGCTGTTGCGCATCGCGATGAAGCCCTCGACGAAGGCGATCTGGACGTCGCCCACTCCCCGGCTGCTCGACTGCCAGTCCGCCTCGGTGAGATCGAGGTCCGGCTTCCCCCAGCCTGCGAGGGGTTGTGAAGTCATGCTCTCGGCCACGTGCGTGCTCCTCCCGGTACGTCGTCCGGGGGCCAGGTTAACCACCGCGGCGGGTGCCGGACAGGCCACGGTGCGTCACCGTGGCCGGTCCGGCTCCCCGGCCGGCCCCTCCGTCGTCGGCCGGGCCTGTGTTCAGGAGGTCGGCTCCTGTGCCCCCACCAGCCACATCGCGAAGAACTGCGCGCCGCCGCCGTAGGCGTGCCCGAGCGCCCGGCGAGCGTCCGGAACCTGGTGTTCCCCGGCCTGGCCGCGGACCTGGAGGGCCGCCTCCGCGAAGCGGATCATGCCGGAGGCGCCGATCGGGTTGGTGGACAGCACGCCGCCCGAGGGGTTGACGGGCAGGTCGCCGTCGAGTTCGGTGACCCCGGCCTCGGTGAGCTTCCAGCCCTCGCCCTCCGCCGCGAAGCCGAGGTTCTCCAGCCACATCGGCTCGTACCAGGAGAACGGCACGTACATCTCGACCGCGTCGATCTCCCGGCGCGGATCGGTGATGCCGGCCTGGCGGTAGACGTCGGCCGCGCAGTCCTTGCCGGCCTGCGGCGACACGAAGTCCTTGCCGGCGAAGAGGGTGGGCTCGCTGCGCATCGCGCCGCCGTGCACCCAGGCGGCCGGTTTCGGCGAACGGGCCGCGCCCGCCCGGTCGGTGAGGATCATCGCGCACGCGCCGTCGGAGGAGGGGCAGGTCTCCGAGTACCGGATCGGGTCCCACAGCATCGGCGAGGCCTGGACCTTCTCCAGGGTGATGTCGTGCTCGTGCAGGTGCGCGTACGGGTTCTTCAGCGCGTTGCGCCGGTCCTTGTACGCCACGAGCGAGCCCACGGTGTCCGGCGCGCCGGTGCGCCGCATGTAGGCGCGCACGTGCGGGGCGAAGAAACCGCCGGCTCCGGCGAGCAGCGGCTGCTGGAAGGGGACGGGGAGCGAGAGGCCCCACATGGCGTTGGATTCGGACTGCTTCTCGAAGGCGAGGGTGAGGACCGTGCGGTGGACGCGGGCCGCCACCAGGTTCGAGGCGACCAGGGCGGTGGACCCGCCGACCGAACCGGCCGTGTGCACGCGCAGCATCGGCTTGCCTACGGCGCCCAGGGCGTCCGCCAGGTACAGCTCGGGCATCATCACCCCCTCGAAGAAGTCGGGGGCCTTGCCGATGACGACCGCGTCGATGTCCGCCCAGGTCAGTTCGGCGTCGGCGAGGGCGCGGGCGGCCGCCTCGCGGACCAGGCCGGCGATGGACACGTCGTGGCGGGCCGCCATGTGCTTGGTCTGGCCGATCCCGACGATGGCCACGGGCTCTTTACTCACCTTGCGTCCCCTTCCAGGACGGCGACCAGGTTCTGCTGGAGGCAGGGGCCGGAGGTGGCGTGGGCGACGGCCCGTCGCGACGCGCCGCGGTGGATCCGGGCGGCCGCCTCGCCGATGCGGATCAGGCCGGCGGCCATCATCGGGTTGGCGGCGAGCGCGCCGCCGGAGGGGTTGACGCTCACCTCGTCGGTGAGGCCGAGCGCCTTGCGGAGCACGACCTCCTGGGAGGAGAACGGGGCGTGCAGTTCGGCCGTGTCCACCGGGGCTTCGAAGACACCCGCGTGTTCGGCGGCGAGCCGGGTGGACGGGGAGTCGGTGAGGTCGCGCAGGCCCAGGCTGTGGGCCTCGATGCGGTGGTCGATTCCGGTGATCCAGGCGGGGCGTTCGCAGAGCCGCCGCGCGAGGTCGCCGGCGGCCAGCACGACGGCGGCCGCGCCGTCGCCGATGGGCGGGCAGTCCCCGGTGCGCAGCGGCCGGACCTGGTAGTCGCCCTGGGGGACGGGGCCGCGGAGCTGGGCGTGCGGGTTGGCGACCGCCGCGTCCCGGCTGCGTGCGCCGACGGCCGCCAGGGCGGCCTCGTCGGCCTCGCCCGCGTCGATCAGGGCCTGGGCCTGGAGGGCTGCCAGGGCGACCGCGTCGGGCCAAAGCGGGGCGACGTAGTACGGATCGAGCTGGCGGGTCAGCACGTCACGGACCGATCCCGGGGAGGACTTCCCGTACGAGTAGACGAGCGCGGTGTCGGCCTCGCCGGTCTGGATCTTGACCCAGGCCTCGTACAGGGCCCAGGCACCGTCCATCTCGACGTGCGATTCGGAGATCGGCGGCCAGGCACCGACCCCGTCGAGGGTCATGGTGAAGGAGAAGGCCCGGCCGGCCAGATAGTCGCTGGAGCCGGAGCAGGTGAAGCCGATCTCGCCGGCCTTCAGGCCGGTGGCGGCCAGGACCTGGTGGAGGACCGGCATGACCATCTCGACTTCGCTGAGCTCGTCGGTGCGGCGCAGGTGGTCGCTCTGCGCGAAGGCGACCACCGCGACCTCGCGGGCGTATCGGGCCATCAGATGAGCTCCTTGTACGCGTCGTAGTCCGCGTCCGGTTCGCCGGTGGGGCGGTAGTGGTCGGGGTGGCGACCGCCCTCGGTCCATACCGGCTCGACGCGCAGGCCCATGCGGACCTGGTCGTAGGGGATGCCGCCGATCCGGCCGTGGAGGGCGAGGCCGGCGCCGTCGAGGGCGATGTGGGCGTAGACGTAGGGGACCTCGATGTCGAGGTTCTTCGCCTTGATGTTGACGATGCAGTAGGTGGTGACCGTGCCGGCGGGTCCGACCTCGACGCGGTCGGTGGTGGCGACCCCGCAGGTGGGGCAGGCGCCGCGCGGCGGGACGTACACCTTGTGGCAGGAGGGGCAGCGCTCGCCGACGGTCCGCCGCTCGGAGAGGGCGGCGATGTAGGCGGTCTGGGCGCGGCCGGGGCTGTAGACGTAGTCGAGGCGGGCCTCGGCGACGATGCCGGTGACGGCGTCGGCGAAGTCCCCGTCGTGCGGGACGGCTTCCCCGCCCGCGGGGCCGTCGTACGGTTCGAAGCAGGCGATGTCGGTGATGGCGCCGGTGCGCTCGGCGGCCCAGCGCACGCGTACCCGCATGCCGGTGCGGACCGCGTCCGGGCCGGGCGCGTCGAGGGCGTGCAGGAGGTCGGTGTCGGCGCCGTCGAGCCGGACCAGCACCCAGGCGAAGGGGGTGTCCAGGGGCTGTTGGGAGCGGGGCCGATCGTTCCACGCCCAGGTGGTGACGGTCCCGGTGGCGCCGACCTCGACGAGCTCGCGGATCTCCTCGGCGGTGACGGGGTCGTACTCGACGGGCGGGACCATCACCTTGCCGTCGGAGGTCTTCACCCCGAGCACGGTGCCCTCGCGCAGCCCGGTGAGGAAGGCGCTCTGGACGGGCCCGAGCGACCGGGTGAAGGGGAACTCGACGACGAGGGGTGCGCGGAGGATCTCCGGTGGGGAGGCAGCTGTCATGACGGTTCTCCGATGCGATCGATTCCGGTACGGACGGTGGGTACGAGCCGTTTCGCCCCGCCGGCGCCCTCTTTCAGCCTCGCCGGCGCCCTCTTCAGCCCCGCCGGCGTTCGAGGCGCGGGGGTTCGGGGGCGGCGCCCCCGCAACGGCGCCGCACGAAACGGCAGCCAGGGGCTACTCGCGCCGATACACCGCCGGCCGCTTCTCGGCGAACGCCCTCGCCCCCTCCTTCGCATCGGCGGTGTCGAAGATCGGCCACCCCCGCAGCAGTTCGGACGCCAGCCCTTCCCGCTCCGTCAGCTCGGCGGTCTCGTAGACCGACGCCTTGACCGCCTCCACCGCAAGCGGCCCGCACGCGTTGATCCGCTCCGCGATCTCCAGGGCCGCCGCCAGCGCCGTACCGTCCGGCACCACCCGCCCGACCAGCCCGATCCGTTCGGCCTCGGCAGCGGAGTACGGGCGGCCGGTCAGCAGCATTTCCAGGGCGTGCGTCCGCGGGATCTGGCGCGGCAGCCGCACCGTGGAGCCGCCGATCGGGAAGAGCCCGCGCTTGACCTCGAACAGTCCGAAGGTGGCTCCCTCGGCCGCCACCCGGATGTCCGTGCCCTGCAGGATCTCGGTGCCGCCGGCCACGCAGTAGCCCTCGACCGCCGCGATCACCGGCTTGCGCGGCCGGTGGTGGCGCAGCATCGCCTTCCAGTGCAGGTCGGGGTCGGCCTTGAGGCGGTCCCGGTACAGGTCGCCCGCCATTCCCTTCCCGGCCAGGGCCTTGAGGTCCATTCCGGCGCAGAAGTCCCCGCCCGCGCCGGTGAGGACCACCGAGCGGATCCCGTCGTCGGCGTCCGCCTCCAGCCAGCCGTCGTACAGCCCCACCAGCAGCGGCAGCGAGAGCGCGTTCTTCGCCTCGGGCCTGTTCATGGTGAGCACCAGCGTGGCGCCGTGCCGATCCACGGTCAGGTGTTCCGTCCCACCCATTGCCGTCCTCCCGTCTCAAGACCTAGAACAGGTTGCAGTAGGGGAGGGTGCAGTTCAATAGTTTTCTGACACTCAGTCAGATTTCTTGGCGGGCACCCTTCCCAGTTGCTGTCTCCGGCGCTCTAATGACCGCCGGAGCAGGCCGGCCACGTGTCCGGCCGCCGGGAACTTCGGGAACATCCAGGGTCAGGAGGAACGGTGGAGTACAACCTTGCCGACCTGTTCGAGTCGGTCGTGGACGTGGTCCCGGACCGCGAGGCCCTTGTGTACGTGGACCACCCCGGGACCGGCGCCGAGCGCCGCCTGACGTACGCGGAGCTCGACACGGCGGCGAACCGGATCGCCCACCACCTGCTCGACAGCGGCCTGAAGGCGGGCGAGCACCTAGGCCTGCACCTCTACAACGGGATCGAGTACCTGCAGACCGTGCTGGCCTGTCTGAAGGCCCGACTGGTCCCGGTGAACGTCAACTACCGTTATGTGGAGGAGGAGCTGGTCTACCTCTACAACGACGCCGATCTCACCGCGCTGGTCTTCGAGGGCGAGTTCACCGAGCGGGTCGCGGCCGCACTGCCGCAGACGACGAAGCTCCGGCACCTGATCCGGGTCGGCGAGACTCCCGAGGGCGCCCCGGAGCCCTCGATCGCGCCGATCCCGTACGCGGACGCCGAGGCGGCCGGCTCGCCCGGTCGCGGATTCCCGCCGCGCAGCCCCGACGACCTGTTCATCATCTACACCGGCGGCACGACCGGCATGCCCAAGGGCGTGATGTGGCGGGCCGAGGACCTCTTCTTCGCCGGGCTCTTCGGCGGCGAACCCTCGGGCGAGCCGGTGAAGCGGCCGGAGGAGTTGGCCGAGCGGGTCGCGGCGCGCGGCGCGGGGCTCACCTTCTTCCCGGCGCCGCCGTTGATGCACGGCACGTCGACGCTGACCTCCTTCATCGCCTTCAACTACGGCCAACGGGTGGTCATCCACCGCAAGTACGCGCCCGAGGAAGTGCTCCGCACGATCGAGAAGGAGAAGGTCTCCAGCGTCTCGCTGGTCGGCGACGCGATGTTGCGGCCGCTGATCGACGCCCTGAACGGGCCGCTCAAGGGCACGGACCTGTCGTCGCTGTTCAGCGTCTCCTCGTCGGGGGCGATCATGTCGGAGACGGTGCGCGCCGAGTTCCAGCGACTGGTGCCGAACGTGCTGCTCCTGAACAACTTCGGGTCGTCCGAGTCCGGATCCAACGGCCGGGCGACGGACGACTCCGGCCCGGAGAAGGGCTTCCGACTGGAGGTCAACGACCGTACGCAGGTGGTGGACCCGGTGACGCACGAACCGGTGGCGGTGGGCGAGCCGGGACGCCTCGCCCAGCGCGGGCACGTCCCGCTCGGCTACTACAACGACCCGGGGAAGACCGCCGAGACCTTCTTCCAGAAGGGCACGGAACGCTGGGTGCTGCTCGGCGACATGGCGACCGTCGA comes from Streptomyces virginiae and encodes:
- the kstD gene encoding 3-oxosteroid 1-dehydrogenase, whose protein sequence is MSASASRTTAPATLPSRRTVLAGTGAGVLAATVLPSATARAAGAQDGPPLGEYDVVVVGSGAAGMTAALTAAKRGLSVLVVEKAPTFGGSAARSGAGIWLPNNSVILGAGVPDTPQKAATYLAAVVGPEVPADRQAAFLTNGPRMLDFVMANSPLKFRFMEGYSDYYPNLPGGLPNGRSIEPDQIDGNILGAELAHLNPAYMPVPAGMVVFSQDYKWLNLAAVSAKGLAVSTECLARGTKAALRGEKPLTMGQALAAGLRAGLQRAGVPVWLNSPLVDLVQEGGAVTGVVVEQGGVRGTVRARRGVVIGSGGFEHNAAMRAQYQQQPIGTQWSVGAKENTGDGIRAGQRAGASLALMEDAWWGPSIPLPGEPYFCLAERTLPGGLIVNANGARFVNEAAPYSDVVHVMYEKDRGAVGSHIPAWLIVDQHYRNKYLFKDILPTLPFPDAWYQAGAAKKAWTWDALAGQIGVPAGALRATLGRFNAQAWSGDDADFHRGDTAYDHYYTDPNVHPNSCLAPVWVPPFYAFKIVPGDLGTKGGIVTDARARALRPDGSVIPGLYAAGNASAAVMGHSYAGAGSTIGPAMTFGYVAANAIADA
- a CDS encoding maleylpyruvate isomerase N-terminal domain-containing protein; this encodes MDHVERLVVLRTETAAFEKAVRRAFDLGEPVPAVPSCPGWSVTDLVRHLGGVHRYLAHVLRERLTVPPDPAGLTPPSPRAARTR
- a CDS encoding ATP-binding protein; protein product: MTDRRTRTRRTMVERDAELAIVDEALDQLTGPGPDAGGALLAFSGPAGLGKTTLLAELRRRAHVRNCTVLAARGGEQEQSQPFHVARQLIQPQLAGTSEQELRAALGGWYSIVGPALGLCAPEQGAPPDPQGLRDGLDWVLTHLVVKRAPVALVLDDAHWADPESLGWLAAFAPRAEHLPLLLVVAYRPDELPEHADAFRTLPGRAGQRPLPLAPLTPAAVATLVREAVGAHADDAFCQEAWAVTTGNPFEAVELTAKVRGKGLTPVEANAPQLRDLAAAQRGSGLVARLERLGPSTVRFAWACAVLGTAIPQDLAARVAALGAEEAVDATRRLRDSRILSAATAEEPDAGLEFVHPLIATAIYRAIPDALRVALHGKAAAAVVDAGLGSSAAARHLLETHPENDPWVVRTLREAAGENLRAGAPEAARRQLARALLEPPDFDERAAVLYELGCASLLTEPANTVNHLRAALAEPSDDPTLRQGIVIRLAQVLAHSDRLAEASESLAREIPYTQDVRARLRLQSEQFMWDAFNAAETDSPARSRRLARLADRLTGRDLTERYIIGLRAWDACLRGEPVDVVLHHAGRVLERPFSWAYEDRGFEVPVLAAMVHMYADRPGRAEELFEAGTAEFERHGWRGAHLSFAYSLRAYVRYRRGRLVEAEELARAGLRLAERVGRRTPVHWYAIAILLTTLLARGRPEEAWELAQEHEYGSPFPAAVVFPDSQTVYAELLLSRGETQAAIIELESVDRRLTPRGIQNPTWCPWQLHLARAVAADDPPRARALADDALRRARAFGAASGIGQALRVAAQVAAPEDRAGLLQEAVTLLSASPAGYELACALAALGTELRDADLLMQAVVTARECGADGLAAETTHTLLGLGGTLPCGLAWEDGLTEEERQAADLAVRAEKEPVPETVVLPSPDWALSAACRKLGTDRPGLREALEAFARSST
- a CDS encoding ACT domain-containing protein, with translation MSGEQDLRKLLSGMRPELNEGRYVFCTVDGTTVPAGTTPVATVLEPEGLTLVLRQEDADAAGLAYDYTAGWITLRIHSALDAVGLTAAFATELGAHGLSCNVIAGYHHDHLFVAADRAEEAVAVLEGLAARSVHH
- a CDS encoding DUF397 domain-containing protein; the encoded protein is MTSQPLAGWGKPDLDLTEADWQSSSRGVGDVQIAFVEGFIAMRNSERPESPSLIFSPDEWHKFVLNARGGEFDLT
- a CDS encoding thiolase domain-containing protein — encoded protein: MSKEPVAIVGIGQTKHMAARHDVSIAGLVREAAARALADAELTWADIDAVVIGKAPDFFEGVMMPELYLADALGAVGKPMLRVHTAGSVGGSTALVASNLVAARVHRTVLTLAFEKQSESNAMWGLSLPVPFQQPLLAGAGGFFAPHVRAYMRRTGAPDTVGSLVAYKDRRNALKNPYAHLHEHDITLEKVQASPMLWDPIRYSETCPSSDGACAMILTDRAGAARSPKPAAWVHGGAMRSEPTLFAGKDFVSPQAGKDCAADVYRQAGITDPRREIDAVEMYVPFSWYEPMWLENLGFAAEGEGWKLTEAGVTELDGDLPVNPSGGVLSTNPIGASGMIRFAEAALQVRGQAGEHQVPDARRALGHAYGGGAQFFAMWLVGAQEPTS
- a CDS encoding thiolase domain-containing protein, with amino-acid sequence MARYAREVAVVAFAQSDHLRRTDELSEVEMVMPVLHQVLAATGLKAGEIGFTCSGSSDYLAGRAFSFTMTLDGVGAWPPISESHVEMDGAWALYEAWVKIQTGEADTALVYSYGKSSPGSVRDVLTRQLDPYYVAPLWPDAVALAALQAQALIDAGEADEAALAAVGARSRDAAVANPHAQLRGPVPQGDYQVRPLRTGDCPPIGDGAAAVVLAAGDLARRLCERPAWITGIDHRIEAHSLGLRDLTDSPSTRLAAEHAGVFEAPVDTAELHAPFSSQEVVLRKALGLTDEVSVNPSGGALAANPMMAAGLIRIGEAAARIHRGASRRAVAHATSGPCLQQNLVAVLEGDAR
- a CDS encoding Zn-ribbon domain-containing OB-fold protein, giving the protein MTAASPPEILRAPLVVEFPFTRSLGPVQSAFLTGLREGTVLGVKTSDGKVMVPPVEYDPVTAEEIRELVEVGATGTVTTWAWNDRPRSQQPLDTPFAWVLVRLDGADTDLLHALDAPGPDAVRTGMRVRVRWAAERTGAITDIACFEPYDGPAGGEAVPHDGDFADAVTGIVAEARLDYVYSPGRAQTAYIAALSERRTVGERCPSCHKVYVPPRGACPTCGVATTDRVEVGPAGTVTTYCIVNIKAKNLDIEVPYVYAHIALDGAGLALHGRIGGIPYDQVRMGLRVEPVWTEGGRHPDHYRPTGEPDADYDAYKELI